In Kineococcus sp. NBC_00420, a single genomic region encodes these proteins:
- a CDS encoding RNA polymerase sigma factor, translating to MSTTTGTPPPPGDEGGHPRDAPTTQPSDGELWRRATAGDPDSFATIFDRYGDTIHAYCARRTGSLDTADDLVSIVFLEAWRRRGDVELINDEVLPWLYGIAGHTLQRRWRTTRRHRAALDRLPRFEHEPDHADDVAARLDNQRHLDQLQAAFARLRPAEQEVLTLCVWQGLDYASAAVALGVPIGTVRSRLSRARTRLHTSATAGATAGATAGATAALDLRDEDSRTAATAVRHRDDPKAGAAPPDPDRPRARATTRNTSRATSYGATPLTTSPTETDLS from the coding sequence GTGAGCACCACGACCGGCACGCCGCCCCCGCCAGGCGATGAAGGCGGGCACCCGCGCGACGCCCCCACTACCCAGCCCAGTGACGGTGAGCTGTGGAGGCGCGCCACCGCCGGCGACCCCGACAGCTTCGCCACGATCTTCGACCGCTACGGCGACACCATCCACGCCTACTGCGCCCGCCGCACCGGCTCCCTGGACACCGCCGACGACCTCGTCTCCATCGTTTTCCTCGAAGCCTGGCGCCGCCGAGGCGACGTCGAGCTCATCAACGACGAAGTCTTGCCCTGGCTCTACGGCATCGCCGGGCACACCCTGCAACGCCGCTGGCGCACCACCCGCCGCCACCGCGCCGCCCTGGACCGCCTACCGCGCTTCGAGCACGAGCCCGACCACGCCGACGACGTCGCCGCCCGCCTAGACAACCAGCGCCACCTCGATCAACTGCAGGCCGCCTTCGCCCGGCTGCGCCCGGCCGAGCAGGAGGTCCTGACCCTGTGCGTGTGGCAGGGCCTGGACTACGCCTCCGCCGCCGTCGCCCTGGGCGTGCCGATCGGCACCGTCCGCTCCCGCCTGTCTCGAGCCCGGACCCGGCTGCACACCAGCGCCACCGCAGGCGCCACCGCAGGCGCCACCGCAGGCGCCACCGCAGCGCTGGACCTGCGCGACGAGGACAGCCGCACAGCGGCTACTGCAGTGAGGCACCGGGACGACCCGAAGGCCGGCGCTGCGCCGCCTGACCCGGACCGCCCCCGAGCCCGGGCCACCACCCGCAACACCTCCCGCGCCACCTCGTACGGCGCTACCCCCCTGACCACTAGCCCCACGGAGACGGACCTGTCATGA
- a CDS encoding AAA family ATPase: MRIPTSSSAALLITGTVGSGKTTTAGCVGALLREGATPYAVVDLDALRDAWPSPRSDPFYEQLMLANLRDVARNHLAAGARRLVLAGVLEDPAKRPLYEQAVGVPLTVCRLRVDLSDVTARLRQRHRDDRDALDWYLHRSGELDAILDAAGIGDVEVEVAAGQVPSQVARAVAVAVGWDADAD, from the coding sequence GTGCGAATCCCCACCTCATCTTCAGCGGCCCTGCTGATCACCGGCACCGTCGGGTCAGGCAAGACGACCACCGCCGGATGTGTCGGCGCACTGCTGCGTGAAGGGGCGACCCCTTATGCCGTCGTCGACCTCGACGCGCTCCGCGATGCATGGCCCAGCCCCCGATCTGACCCCTTCTATGAGCAGTTGATGCTGGCGAACCTGCGCGACGTGGCCCGCAACCACCTCGCCGCCGGTGCGCGCCGCCTCGTCCTGGCCGGGGTACTCGAGGACCCCGCGAAACGTCCCCTGTACGAGCAGGCTGTTGGAGTGCCGCTGACGGTATGTCGTCTGCGCGTGGACCTGTCCGACGTCACGGCGCGCTTGCGTCAGCGACACCGCGACGACCGCGACGCCTTGGACTGGTACCTGCACCGCAGCGGAGAACTAGACGCGATCCTCGACGCGGCGGGCATCGGTGATGTCGAGGTGGAGGTGGCGGCTGGGCAGGTCCCATCCCAGGTGGCACGGGCAGTGGCCGTTGCCGTCGGATGGGACGCCGACGCCGACTGA
- a CDS encoding IS256 family transposase, translated as MTANPMMDPAHFVDEQLAQASPDLLRELMSTFINTLMSADADAVCGASYGATSPDRMNSRNGYRHRDFDTRVGTIDAAIPKLRSGTYFPDWLLERRRRAERALTTVVATAYLLGVSTRRMEKLVESLGITRLSKSQVSEMAKDLDVQVEAFRTRRLDAGPYTFVAADALVMKVREDGRVANVHAMLAVGVNADGHREILGLQTSSAEDGAGWLGFFRDLTARGLTGVRLVTSDAHAGLVAAIGATLPGASWQRCRTHYAANLMAVTPKTSWPWVKTLLHSVYDQPDADSVHAQFNRILDAVEQKLPKVAAHLDAARADVLAFTAFPKEVWRQVWSNNPQERLNREIRRRTDVVGIFPDRDSLIRLVGAVLAEQDDEWTEGRRYLGLDLLGRCRLITLPSGVARTETTAEVNSDLTMQALTA; from the coding sequence ATGACCGCCAACCCCATGATGGACCCTGCCCACTTCGTCGACGAGCAGCTCGCCCAGGCCAGCCCGGACCTGCTGCGCGAGCTGATGTCCACGTTCATCAACACCCTCATGTCCGCTGACGCCGACGCCGTCTGCGGAGCCAGCTACGGCGCCACCAGTCCGGACCGGATGAACTCTCGCAACGGCTACCGACACCGCGACTTCGACACCCGCGTCGGCACCATCGACGCCGCCATCCCGAAGCTGCGCTCCGGTACCTACTTTCCCGACTGGCTGCTCGAGCGACGTCGGCGCGCCGAACGGGCCCTGACCACCGTCGTCGCCACCGCCTACCTGCTCGGCGTCTCCACCCGCCGGATGGAGAAGCTGGTGGAGTCCCTCGGCATCACGAGGTTGTCGAAGTCGCAGGTCAGCGAGATGGCGAAGGACCTCGATGTCCAGGTCGAAGCGTTTCGGACCCGTCGTCTCGACGCCGGCCCCTACACGTTCGTCGCCGCCGACGCCCTCGTGATGAAGGTCCGCGAAGACGGCCGGGTCGCCAACGTCCACGCGATGCTCGCCGTCGGTGTCAACGCCGACGGTCACCGGGAGATCCTCGGGCTGCAGACCTCGAGTGCAGAGGACGGGGCCGGCTGGTTGGGCTTCTTTCGCGACCTCACCGCCCGAGGCTTGACCGGCGTCCGCCTCGTCACCTCCGATGCCCACGCCGGTCTGGTCGCCGCGATCGGCGCCACATTGCCCGGCGCGTCGTGGCAGCGGTGTCGAACGCACTACGCCGCGAACCTCATGGCCGTCACACCCAAGACCAGTTGGCCATGGGTGAAGACGTTGCTGCACAGCGTCTACGACCAGCCTGACGCCGACTCCGTGCACGCCCAGTTCAACCGGATCCTGGACGCCGTCGAGCAGAAACTACCGAAGGTCGCCGCCCACCTGGACGCCGCCCGCGCCGACGTCCTCGCGTTCACCGCGTTCCCCAAGGAGGTGTGGCGTCAGGTCTGGTCGAACAATCCGCAGGAACGGTTGAACCGGGAGATCCGCCGCCGCACCGACGTGGTCGGGATCTTCCCCGACCGTGACTCCTTGATCCGTCTCGTCGGGGCGGTGCTGGCTGAGCAGGACGATGAGTGGACCGAAGGCCGCCGCTACCTCGGTCTGGACCTGCTGGGCCGTTGCCGCCTGATCACCCTGCCCAGCGGGGTCGCGCGCACTGAGACTACTGCGGAGGTGAACTCCGACCTCACGATGCAGGCCTTGACGGCCTGA
- a CDS encoding phosphotransferase family protein, whose amino-acid sequence MIDETDPVPAQLHALGYPDAHWLAAGMEADVYALDEQTVARLPRDVATTGDAPTEPVERLLEQLTECQLPFAVPAPLGRLGLPDGRSLLRQPRLRGRSIGDFYDLTTGHLDPRAEQALVELLSALRTIPQQHPIDVPDLPLLGESAVTTAQPWEAALQRLLDDRTRRFGGLLRAHVERLDDLVDACDAFLISRRDVAVALQHGDICPENLLVDDDCRLSAVLDWGFLTMLADPVLEMALTSGFFDMYGPHALRTDQRLTDLFVEAFSVRRADVLRFKAVYALIGANAYSGTADGHFQWCAAVLRRSDVRSAVLQ is encoded by the coding sequence GTGATCGACGAGACTGATCCGGTGCCTGCACAGCTGCACGCTCTGGGCTACCCCGACGCGCATTGGTTGGCCGCCGGCATGGAGGCTGACGTCTACGCCCTCGACGAGCAGACCGTCGCCCGGCTGCCCCGCGACGTAGCAACGACCGGTGATGCGCCCACGGAGCCCGTGGAGCGACTGCTTGAGCAGTTGACCGAGTGCCAGCTCCCGTTTGCTGTCCCTGCCCCGCTGGGCCGCCTGGGCCTGCCCGATGGTCGCTCTCTGCTTCGCCAGCCGCGCCTGCGCGGACGCAGCATCGGCGACTTCTACGACCTGACCACCGGGCACCTGGATCCCCGCGCCGAGCAGGCACTGGTCGAGCTCCTCAGCGCCCTGCGCACCATCCCGCAGCAACATCCGATCGACGTGCCCGACCTCCCGCTGCTGGGGGAGTCAGCGGTGACCACCGCACAGCCCTGGGAGGCGGCCCTGCAGCGGCTGCTCGACGACCGCACCCGACGCTTCGGGGGTCTGCTGCGGGCGCACGTCGAGCGCCTGGATGACTTGGTGGACGCCTGCGACGCCTTTTTGATTAGTCGTCGCGACGTGGCGGTCGCGTTGCAGCACGGTGACATCTGCCCGGAGAACCTGCTGGTCGACGACGACTGCCGGCTCAGCGCGGTCTTGGACTGGGGGTTCCTGACCATGCTGGCCGATCCGGTGCTGGAGATGGCGCTGACGTCGGGCTTCTTCGACATGTACGGCCCTCACGCCCTGCGCACGGATCAGCGACTGACCGACCTGTTCGTCGAGGCGTTCAGCGTCCGGCGTGCGGACGTCTTGCGGTTCAAGGCGGTCTACGCCCTGATCGGGGCCAACGCCTACAGCGGTACCGCTGACGGCCACTTCCAGTGGTGCGCTGCGGTGCTACGACGTTCTGACGTTCGCTCCGCGGTCTTGCAGTAG
- a CDS encoding SdpI family protein: MTYSIGIIATAGLLLLAVIAGVIVSQIRQGTLVNNGVIGIRTPQTRASEEAWRVGHRAAVPLLLWVVRTAVAAAVLLLAVTIVLPHLAPASASGVVAVGAQVLFGLVVLLLLAAAWRANGAAREVNQGHERH; the protein is encoded by the coding sequence ATGACGTACTCCATCGGCATCATCGCTACGGCTGGTCTGCTGCTCCTCGCAGTCATCGCAGGCGTGATCGTGTCTCAGATCCGTCAGGGCACCCTGGTCAACAACGGCGTCATCGGCATCCGGACCCCGCAGACCAGGGCGTCAGAGGAGGCTTGGCGTGTTGGTCACCGTGCTGCCGTGCCGCTGCTGCTGTGGGTGGTCCGGACAGCTGTTGCTGCGGCGGTCCTGCTGTTAGCTGTGACGATCGTGCTGCCGCACCTGGCTCCTGCGTCGGCGTCGGGGGTAGTCGCGGTCGGGGCGCAGGTCCTCTTTGGTCTTGTCGTGCTGCTCTTGCTGGCGGCTGCGTGGAGGGCGAACGGTGCCGCTCGTGAGGTCAACCAGGGGCACGAGCGGCACTGA
- a CDS encoding aminoglycoside 6-adenylyltransferase, whose amino-acid sequence MDYDAVIGTLTHWADAHDNVRALLLTGSAAAGQTHPLSDRDLEVYVEDLAPVLADDSWWDQLGEVLVVERLHAPGWFPSRVVYYAGGKLDLTVIPAGQIAFIPRDRPFRVLVDKDGHASALSLTSPTSALPSAGEFEQALHWGYAAALMCAKAAVREELWMAKVRDRDLKEQLLLLIEWDHRARYGAGVDVRYLGTRMRQWMDPDV is encoded by the coding sequence GTGGACTACGACGCCGTGATCGGCACCTTGACCCACTGGGCCGACGCTCACGACAACGTGCGCGCGCTGCTGCTGACCGGTTCGGCGGCCGCCGGCCAGACGCACCCGTTGTCCGATCGCGACCTGGAGGTCTACGTCGAGGACCTCGCCCCGGTGTTGGCCGACGACTCCTGGTGGGACCAGCTCGGCGAGGTCCTGGTCGTCGAGCGCTTGCATGCTCCGGGCTGGTTTCCTTCCCGCGTCGTCTACTACGCCGGCGGCAAACTGGATCTGACCGTCATCCCCGCCGGGCAGATCGCTTTCATCCCGCGCGACCGTCCCTTCCGGGTGCTGGTCGACAAGGACGGGCACGCTTCGGCGCTGTCTCTCACATCCCCGACGTCGGCGTTGCCGTCGGCGGGCGAGTTCGAGCAGGCGCTGCACTGGGGTTACGCAGCGGCACTGATGTGCGCCAAGGCGGCGGTGCGGGAGGAACTGTGGATGGCCAAGGTGCGCGATCGTGACCTGAAGGAGCAGTTGCTGCTGCTGATCGAGTGGGACCACCGGGCGCGCTACGGCGCCGGGGTCGACGTCCGATACCTGGGCACCCGGATGCGGCAGTGGATGGACCCCGACGTGTAG
- a CDS encoding tyrosine-type recombinase/integrase — MTVLDLRLTQGLTPSGLPAVRLGEPWLDAYLDFLTARCRPNSVLAAGYDLKVFFTLIAKTPAEVTAADVLGFITAQRTGSAEVLGPVIAVVADADAAGGVSARTVRRRLSSINGFYTFLLARGDITANPVPLGLPTRREHDQPRSSRGSRTPLVRSPRTLPVILNPDEADALTSALRTHRDHAMVAAMLLGGLRRCEVLRLRLEDLNVGARRVFIAEGKGGHQRQIPISRRFFTHLGDYLSLERPAEADQLGHGHVFCVLKGPRRGHPLSASGLDEVLDGARRRAGLAHVTCHQLRHTCLTRLREAGMALEAIQAQAGHASIESTRIYLHLGDDWLAGQYRRAAEAIDAQAFAGHRTAPPTPEVISPITSTVMGLRGRR, encoded by the coding sequence ATGACCGTTCTGGATCTTCGACTGACCCAAGGACTGACGCCCTCCGGACTGCCCGCCGTGCGCCTGGGTGAGCCCTGGCTGGACGCCTACCTCGACTTCCTCACCGCCCGCTGTCGACCCAACAGCGTCCTGGCCGCCGGCTACGACCTGAAGGTCTTCTTCACCCTCATCGCCAAGACCCCGGCGGAGGTCACCGCCGCCGACGTGCTGGGTTTCATCACCGCCCAGCGAACAGGATCAGCGGAAGTGCTCGGCCCGGTGATCGCCGTCGTCGCCGACGCCGACGCTGCTGGAGGGGTCAGTGCCCGCACCGTTCGACGCCGGTTGTCCAGCATCAACGGTTTCTACACCTTCCTCCTCGCCCGCGGCGACATCACCGCCAACCCCGTCCCCCTCGGCCTGCCGACACGGCGCGAACACGACCAGCCCCGTAGCAGTCGCGGATCGAGAACCCCGCTGGTCCGCTCCCCGCGGACCCTGCCGGTCATCCTGAACCCCGACGAAGCCGACGCTCTCACCTCTGCCCTGCGCACCCACCGCGACCACGCCATGGTCGCCGCGATGCTGCTCGGGGGTTTGCGTCGCTGCGAGGTCCTGCGCCTGCGCCTGGAGGACCTGAACGTCGGGGCACGGCGGGTATTCATCGCCGAAGGCAAAGGCGGACACCAACGCCAGATCCCGATCTCCAGGCGGTTCTTCACCCATCTCGGCGACTACCTCAGCCTCGAACGCCCAGCCGAAGCCGACCAGTTGGGGCACGGACACGTCTTCTGCGTTCTCAAGGGTCCCCGCCGCGGGCACCCACTGTCGGCCTCGGGACTCGACGAGGTCCTCGACGGAGCACGGCGTCGCGCCGGCCTGGCGCACGTCACCTGCCATCAGTTGCGTCACACCTGCCTGACCCGGCTGCGCGAAGCGGGCATGGCCCTGGAAGCGATCCAGGCCCAGGCCGGTCACGCGTCCATCGAATCCACCCGCATCTACCTCCACCTCGGCGATGACTGGCTGGCGGGGCAGTATCGCCGCGCCGCCGAAGCCATCGATGCTCAAGCGTTCGCTGGCCACCGCACTGCTCCACCCACTCCCGAGGTCATCTCACCGATCACGTCAACGGTCATGGGACTGCGAGGTCGGCGATGA
- a CDS encoding phosphotransferase family protein yields MTLEQLRSRLGMYLSRPGAQHLGHSPGLLQEVSGGWASSLYTFDLHRNEESTAPTVRLVLKTYAPDEDGRAHAVREWQALQRLRAVDYPVPRAVLLEPDADHLGRPFVVMEHVAGVTLWQAHEAADPGTQAQLVSAFTAALRALHALDPRLLEPADTDQGEFDYVEREVAELHRDSAGVVRVGLSNVLGWLRERRHLVPCLRPVILHRDYHPWNVLVDSSGRPWVLDWDWRIGDPRFDLAWTCTLMQRSGFDAFAQAVRQEYASTVGAGDPLEELAYFEVLTTVRWLLNVLPSIESGTRLDAATRAEFRAFLVGPVREARALLRARTGIDVEVQVQT; encoded by the coding sequence ATGACGCTGGAGCAGCTGCGGTCTCGGCTGGGCATGTACCTGTCCCGGCCTGGCGCGCAACACCTCGGTCACTCACCGGGGCTGCTGCAGGAGGTGAGCGGAGGGTGGGCCAGCAGCCTCTACACCTTCGACCTGCACCGGAACGAGGAAAGCACTGCGCCCACGGTGCGCCTGGTGCTCAAGACCTACGCGCCGGACGAGGACGGACGCGCCCACGCCGTGCGGGAGTGGCAAGCCCTGCAGCGGCTGCGCGCCGTGGACTACCCGGTGCCCCGCGCGGTGCTGCTGGAGCCCGACGCCGACCACCTGGGGCGCCCGTTCGTCGTGATGGAGCACGTTGCGGGGGTGACCTTGTGGCAGGCTCATGAGGCCGCCGACCCGGGTACGCAGGCCCAGCTGGTGAGCGCGTTCACCGCTGCGCTGAGGGCGCTGCACGCCCTGGATCCCCGCCTGCTGGAACCGGCCGACACCGATCAGGGCGAGTTCGACTACGTCGAGCGTGAAGTTGCGGAGTTGCACCGCGACAGCGCCGGCGTGGTGCGGGTCGGGCTGTCCAACGTCCTGGGATGGCTGCGCGAACGCCGGCACCTGGTGCCCTGCCTGCGGCCGGTGATCCTGCACCGCGACTACCACCCGTGGAACGTGCTTGTGGACAGCTCCGGACGGCCTTGGGTGCTGGACTGGGACTGGCGGATCGGCGATCCCCGCTTCGACCTGGCCTGGACGTGCACGTTGATGCAGCGCAGCGGCTTCGACGCCTTTGCCCAGGCCGTGCGCCAGGAGTACGCGTCCACGGTCGGCGCCGGTGATCCGCTGGAGGAGTTGGCGTACTTCGAGGTGTTGACGACTGTGAGGTGGCTTTTGAACGTGCTGCCCTCGATCGAGTCGGGGACTCGGTTGGACGCCGCGACCAGAGCCGAGTTCCGCGCCTTCCTCGTCGGACCGGTGCGTGAGGCGCGAGCACTCCTGCGTGCCCGTACCGGGATCGACGTCGAGGTGCAGGTTCAGACCTGA
- a CDS encoding tyrosine-type recombinase/integrase, with product MKQPDRFLSWAEIDSEAMGDATELTVPMHAYLRQIATTLRSGSVRNSDIALRCFTQFMFQEHPQITRLADVRRVHIEDYKPWLAARTNQRGKPVTAATRAHRLGNLRTFFIRIRDWDWPQAPPTVPILFGDLPRQEKPLPKALDDAAAAKFLRAAQTRPRLLERVICEVLIRTGLRVGEFTGLRRDAVRQIGAGHWLHVPVGKLLDDRYIPLHPQLVELIADYRDRFVDPAHPLLLPRENGIPMDRYSVTRCLNNVATAAGIGHVHPHQMRHTLATQAINRGMSLEAIAALLGHHSMDMTLRYAKIANRTVADEYFAVTEKVEALYAAHDPDNLDGENTALPASAAGPEMARLHREMHQRMLGNGFCTRPPALDCTFESVCETCTFFQTSIAFRPTLQAQYDHAAEHDQQGRQQLFAGLLRGLDQPAS from the coding sequence ATGAAGCAACCCGACCGCTTCCTTAGCTGGGCCGAGATCGACTCTGAGGCAATGGGTGACGCAACAGAGCTGACCGTTCCCATGCACGCCTACCTGAGGCAGATCGCCACCACCTTGCGCTCCGGCAGTGTCCGTAACTCCGACATAGCGCTGCGCTGCTTCACCCAGTTCATGTTCCAGGAACACCCTCAGATCACCCGCTTGGCTGACGTTCGTCGCGTCCACATCGAGGACTACAAGCCCTGGCTGGCCGCCCGCACCAACCAGCGCGGGAAACCCGTCACCGCCGCCACCCGCGCCCACCGCCTGGGCAACCTACGCACCTTCTTCATCCGCATCCGCGACTGGGACTGGCCGCAGGCCCCACCCACGGTTCCCATTCTCTTCGGTGACCTGCCGCGGCAGGAGAAACCCCTGCCGAAGGCCCTGGACGATGCCGCCGCCGCGAAGTTCCTGCGCGCCGCGCAGACCCGACCGCGTCTGCTCGAGCGGGTCATCTGCGAGGTCCTGATCCGCACCGGACTGCGCGTCGGGGAGTTCACCGGTCTGCGCCGCGACGCGGTCCGCCAGATCGGTGCTGGGCACTGGCTGCACGTTCCTGTCGGCAAACTCCTCGACGATCGCTACATCCCGCTGCACCCCCAACTGGTCGAGCTCATCGCCGATTACCGTGACCGCTTCGTCGACCCTGCCCACCCGCTGCTGTTGCCGCGGGAGAACGGCATACCCATGGACCGTTACAGCGTCACCCGCTGCCTGAACAACGTCGCCACCGCCGCCGGCATCGGCCACGTCCACCCCCATCAGATGCGCCACACCCTGGCCACTCAGGCCATCAACCGCGGCATGAGTTTGGAAGCCATCGCTGCCCTGCTGGGGCATCACTCGATGGACATGACCCTTCGCTACGCCAAGATCGCGAATCGGACCGTCGCTGATGAGTACTTCGCCGTCACCGAGAAGGTCGAAGCGCTCTACGCCGCCCACGACCCCGACAACCTCGACGGCGAGAACACTGCGTTGCCGGCCTCCGCGGCCGGCCCGGAGATGGCCCGCCTGCACCGCGAGATGCATCAGCGGATGCTGGGCAATGGCTTCTGCACACGACCTCCGGCGCTGGACTGCACCTTCGAGTCGGTCTGCGAGACCTGCACGTTCTTCCAGACCTCGATCGCCTTCCGACCGACGTTGCAGGCCCAGTACGACCACGCCGCCGAACATGATCAACAAGGGCGTCAGCAGCTCTTCGCGGGCCTCCTCAGAGGCCTCGACCAGCCCGCGTCCTGA